The Polyangia bacterium genome segment CATCGACCTCGATGACAGTGATCGTGGCGCGGTCGGCGCCGGCTTCGGTGGCACGGGCGATGGCCTGGGCTTAGGCGGCGGCGATCGCGTCGGTCTTCATCCGGTCGACCGCGTCCTCGATCATCGCCCGGGCGCGGTCGAGCACCGCGGCGGCCAGGGCGGGCGGCACTTTGCAGAGCGGGGCGCTCAAGCGATCGAGATGGTATTTTGACGATTGCGAAAGCGGGCTTTCAACCGATTTGGTAGCCGTTGGGAGTCGCAGATCGAGCTTACGCAGTGGTTCCGGTGACCGGATGCGTTGACGACGGGCATGTGATCCCTTGTTCTGTCGCCGCGAGGTCGACCGGGCTCAACTGAAGGCGAGGATAAGGGGCCCCGGGGACTGAGTCCGATGCATGTGTTGATTTGCGGGGGTGGGGTGATCGGCGCCTCAGTCGCCTATTTCCTAACCTGTCGCGGGGTCAAGGCCACCGTGATCGAAAGCACCGGCCTTGCTTGCGCGGCCTCCGGGAAGTCGGGCGGTTTTTTGGCAAGGGACTGGTGCGACGGCTCGCCGCTGGCGCCGTTAGCGCGGCGCAGCTTTGCGCTGCACGCCGAGCTGGCGGAGAAGATTGCCGGCGATTGGGGATATCGCCGGCTCGATACATATGGGGGTTTTGCCGGGGTTTCGCGCCATCGCGGCACTTATGCGCTAAGCTGGTTGTCCGATGCCGTAACGGTCACTCAGGCCCTGGGTTCGCCCGAGACCACCGCGCAAGTCCATCCGGGCCTATTCACCACCGCGATGATGCGTGCCGCCGAGGCGCAAGGTGCGGAATTGCGGCACGGCCGGGTTAGCGGGATCATTAAGCGCGAGGGCCGCGCGACGGGTGTCGAGGTCGATGGCGCCGTGATCGAAGGCGATGCGATCGTTATTGCGATGGGGCCATGGTCGATCCTGGCCGCCTCATGGATGCCGCTGCCGCCAGTATTCGGG includes the following:
- a CDS encoding FAD-dependent oxidoreductase, which codes for MHVLICGGGVIGASVAYFLTCRGVKATVIESTGLACAASGKSGGFLARDWCDGSPLAPLARRSFALHAELAEKIAGDWGYRRLDTYGGFAGVSRHRGTYALSWLSDAVTVTQALGSPETTAQVHPGLFTTAMMRAAEAQGAELRHGRVSGIIKREGRATGVEVDGAVIEGDAIVIAMGPWSILAASWMPLPPVFG